CGCTCCAACAGCCGCCCCCCCCGTCATCACCGCCGCGCTACCCGCTGCCCCGCCGATGATGATATTCAGCAGCGTGCGCGGCTTCAGCCAGATGGTGTAGACACCCACGTAAATGATGGCCCCCAGGAGTAAGAAAAACGCCAGGGGAGGATTAAACATCCACGTCGCCAGGACGGGGAGGATGATCATGAGCGTGCCAACGTAGAGTACCCATTGAGGATTGGGAATGTCCCCATTCACCAGTGGGCGTTTGTGCGTGCGCCCCATGGCCCCGTCTTTGTGCCGCTCCAGGTATTGGTTCAGGGAGGCGGCCCCGGACGCCGCCAGACCCCCGGCCCCTAACACCAACATGAGATGCCATAATCCAGGCCAGCCCCCCGCGCCCAGAAATGCACCGCCCACGGCGGCCATCAGCAGCAGCGACACGACGCGTAGCTTGAACAAGACGACAATCATGTGCAAAAACGCGCGCCAATCCTGGCGTAGCGAAATCGCCTTTGCCCCGCCTAAATCTTTCGTTAGAGGTTCGTTTGCCATGCAGTGCATTGTAACCTTTTTCACGGACGGATACAAACAGCGTGATGTGGGGATTTTGGGGGTGGACTTGCCCCAGGAGGATGAAATCAGGAAGGAGTGGAGCATACCTTTTGACCGTCCGAAAATAACGCCACTCTTTCTACGGACGGTTACTGACAAGCAGCCGCTATCATGGATAGCCGCTATCTTAATTGCGGACGGCCACCTGGAGGCGCTTAATGCCGGCATTTCCGTTTCATACGGAGCGGAAATCAAATCAGATGACGAAGCCATTTCCTTACCGCTCCTTATGTAAGATTGGAAACGATGGATGCGCCGGAAGGGTTTTTGCTCGTCGGATAGTCCGAAGTTGATTTTGGGTGAACCCTTTAAGATTGACAATAGGGGAGTAACTGCTAAGCCAGATTGGCCCCATTTTTCTGGTGAAAATGGTCATTGAGCGCGTGAAATTGGTCCAATCTTCAGTGAGCGTTAGTAGTTACATAGCGGATTAGAAATGCCGGCACACAAACTGCCCCTGACCCGGCCGCCCCACAAACGCGCCATCTCGCACCAGCCACCGCCCCCGGCTGAGCGTGTGCCGGGGCCAGCCGGTGAGTTGGCGACCCGCGTAAAGCGTCCAGTCCACATTCTCGTGCAGCGTCTCCGTGGAGAGCGTTACCGGCCATTGCGGGTCGAAAACGACCAGATCGGCATCATAACCGACGGCAATCTGCCCTTTGTGGGTCAATCCCATCAACTGCGCGGGCGTTGTGCAGCAACGGGCCACCCATTGGGATAGTGACAAACGCCCCGCGCCGACGCCAAACGTGTAGGCGAGAGCAAAGCGGCTTTCAATGGAGGGAACCCCGCCAGGGATGCGGCTGAAGTCTTCCAACGCCGCCGCTTTGTCCGCCAGCCAGAAAGGGCAGTGGTCGGTGGAGATGACCTGCAAATCCCCACGCGCCAGCGCCGCCCACAGATGTGCCTGCTCTGAGCGCGGGCGCAGCGGCGGCGAGCAAATGGGCAGCGCACCGGCTACGCCTGGCTGCTCAAACAGGCTGTCGTCCAGCAGCAGGTATTGGGGGCAGGTTTCGCCGTAGACGGGCTGCCCCTGGGCGCGGGCGGCGGCGATGCGTTCCACGACGGCCTGGCAGGAGACGTGAAAGATGTAGACGGGGGTTTCCGCGAGAGCGGCCAGATTGATAACGCGCCCGGCGGCTTCCCCTTCCATGAGTGCCGGGCGGCTGCGGGGATGCCAGCGCGGTTCGGTGCGCCCGGCGGC
The Ardenticatenales bacterium genome window above contains:
- the cyoE gene encoding protoheme IX farnesyltransferase; the protein is MFKLRVVSLLLMAAVGGAFLGAGGWPGLWHLMLVLGAGGLAASGAASLNQYLERHKDGAMGRTHKRPLVNGDIPNPQWVLYVGTLMIILPVLATWMFNPPLAFFLLLGAIIYVGVYTIWLKPRTLLNIIIGGAAGSAAVMTGGAAVGAWRDPGVIVLALLIFLWTPTHFWSLAILYRDDYVRADVPMLPAKVTAHEASWWVLSHTLPTGLAAIGLGLVPALGWLYFIPTALLTIDLLWRNIRLIRQTTPRNAKSLFLASNIYLTILLFLIFADTLLRGI
- the hydA gene encoding dihydropyrimidinase, with the translated sequence MSDYDLVLKNGLVVMGEAVVAADVGVMGGKIAGIAHHLHGTEEIDCQGHIVTPGAVDVHVHLQYPIGPLTTGDDFFTGTRAAALGGTTTIIDFVEARPQQPLLDALHERHMLAAERAVIDYGFHMTITPTDIPKLDQVPAVVAAGCPSFKHYMAYSFRLHDGELLQSFQAIRRAGGLPIVHAENWDVIQALVRQNLAAGRTEPRWHPRSRPALMEGEAAGRVINLAALAETPVYIFHVSCQAVVERIAAARAQGQPVYGETCPQYLLLDDSLFEQPGVAGALPICSPPLRPRSEQAHLWAALARGDLQVISTDHCPFWLADKAAALEDFSRIPGGVPSIESRFALAYTFGVGAGRLSLSQWVARCCTTPAQLMGLTHKGQIAVGYDADLVVFDPQWPVTLSTETLHENVDWTLYAGRQLTGWPRHTLSRGRWLVRDGAFVGRPGQGQFVCRHF